The Gemmatimonadota bacterium genome has a segment encoding these proteins:
- a CDS encoding c-type cytochrome: MRRKEWAVPFALLGMLALALPACRAEEAPEVAEEQAPATPAPEQPAPGAIALPEGVTQEMVTQGQQLFTGSGNCFTCHGQDARGTQLAPNLTDQEWLNISGSYDEVVKLVKTGVPQPKQHPAAMPPMGGVSLTEDQVKAVAAYVYTLSRGGT; the protein is encoded by the coding sequence ATGCGCAGGAAGGAGTGGGCCGTACCGTTCGCCCTGCTGGGGATGCTGGCCCTGGCGCTGCCCGCGTGCCGAGCGGAGGAGGCACCCGAGGTAGCCGAGGAGCAGGCTCCTGCCACGCCGGCGCCGGAGCAGCCGGCCCCCGGCGCTATTGCGCTGCCGGAAGGCGTGACGCAGGAGATGGTGACCCAGGGCCAGCAGCTCTTCACGGGCAGCGGCAACTGCTTCACCTGCCACGGCCAGGACGCCAGGGGTACGCAGCTTGCCCCCAACCTGACCGACCAGGAATGGCTCAACATCTCGGGCAGCTATGACGAGGTCGTGAAACTGGTCAAGACGGGAGTGCCGCAGCCGAAGCAGCACCCGGCAGCCATGCCTCCTATGGGCGGCGTTTCCCTTACCGAAGACCAGGTGAAGGCTGTAGCCGCCTACGTCTACACGTTAAGCCGCGGCGGCACCTGA
- a CDS encoding isocitrate/isopropylmalate dehydrogenase family protein, with translation MSRIAVIPGDGIGVEVTQEAVKVLRCIAGLAGLELRLDDWDLGAERYLRSGVAVSEDEMLVLARDYDAILLGALGDPRVPDHAHARAILLGLRTRLDLYVNFRPVQLFDAALSPLKGVAAEELDVVIFRENTEGLYSGAGGQLRRGTPDEIAIEEDVNTRRGVERIIRAAFQYARAAGRGRVTLADKANAMRYAGELWRRVFAEVGAEFPGIERHAMYIDALALDLVLHPAKYDVIVTCNLFGDILSDLAAALAGGLGLAPSANLHPGRAGLFEPVHGSAPDLAGTGRANPMAAILSAALLLDELGLSREAHHIQEAVRRSIRLHLTTPDLGGTLTTPEVGDFICEALTQAWQQNDTPPR, from the coding sequence ATGTCAAGGATCGCCGTCATCCCGGGGGATGGCATCGGCGTCGAGGTGACGCAGGAAGCCGTGAAGGTTCTCCGCTGCATCGCCGGGCTGGCCGGTCTCGAGCTCCGCCTCGATGACTGGGATCTCGGCGCCGAACGCTATTTGCGCAGCGGTGTGGCCGTGAGTGAGGACGAGATGCTGGTGCTCGCCCGGGATTACGACGCCATCCTGCTCGGGGCGCTGGGCGATCCCCGGGTTCCGGACCACGCCCATGCGCGTGCCATCCTCCTGGGGCTGCGCACGCGGTTGGACCTGTACGTCAACTTCCGGCCGGTCCAACTCTTCGATGCCGCGCTCTCGCCGCTCAAGGGCGTGGCGGCGGAAGAACTCGATGTCGTCATCTTCCGCGAGAACACCGAAGGCCTGTACAGCGGCGCCGGTGGGCAGCTCCGCCGCGGCACGCCAGACGAGATCGCGATCGAGGAGGACGTGAACACGCGCCGCGGCGTGGAACGCATCATCCGCGCAGCCTTCCAGTACGCCCGCGCCGCCGGCCGCGGCCGCGTCACCCTCGCGGACAAGGCCAACGCCATGCGCTACGCGGGCGAGCTGTGGCGCCGCGTGTTTGCCGAGGTGGGTGCCGAGTTCCCCGGGATCGAGCGCCACGCCATGTACATCGACGCGCTCGCCCTGGACCTCGTCCTCCACCCCGCGAAGTACGACGTCATCGTGACGTGCAACCTGTTCGGCGACATCCTCAGCGACCTGGCCGCCGCGCTGGCCGGCGGACTCGGCCTCGCGCCCTCGGCCAACCTGCACCCGGGACGCGCCGGCCTGTTCGAGCCGGTCCACGGCTCGGCTCCCGATCTCGCCGGCACCGGCCGGGCCAATCCTATGGCCGCGATCCTCAGCGCCGCGCTGCTGTTGGACGAGCTGGGCCTCAGCCGCGAAGCCCACCACATCCAGGAGGCGGTTCGCCGCTCGATCCGGCTGCACCTCACGACTCCGGACCTGGGCGGCACCCTGACCACGCCGGAGGTGGGGGACTTCATCTGCGAAGCGCTCACGCAAGCCTGGCAGCAGAACGACACGCCGCCGCGCTAG
- a CDS encoding acetyl-CoA C-acyltransferase, producing the protein MGTQGHNRDVVFLSGRRTGFGSFGGTLKGLSATELGVIAARAAIESAGISGDAIDHVIFGNALQTSSDAIYLARHVGLRAGVPVPVPALTLNRLCGSGFQAIISGAQEILLGEAQVCLCGGAESMSQAPHVLRGARWGELRLGEAGGFLEDLLWAALTDTQCRLSMAQTAERLAERYGVTREEADEVAYRSQMRARQAWAEGRFDAEVVAVPVRTRKAEVLFRTDEHLRPDTTLEGLAALKPYFREDGLVTAGNASGIGDGAAAAVIADAAWAAQTGVPPLGRLVAWGVAGVEPDIMGLGPAPASRKALAKAGLALEDMDLVEVNEAFAPQFAAVARELGLDPEKTNVNGGAIAMTHPLAASGARITVHLLHELRRRGGRYGLGTACIGGGQGAAVIVEALS; encoded by the coding sequence ATGGGGACCCAGGGTCACAACCGAGACGTGGTCTTCCTCTCCGGCCGCCGCACCGGCTTCGGCTCCTTTGGCGGCACGCTCAAGGGCCTTTCCGCTACCGAACTGGGCGTCATCGCCGCTCGCGCCGCTATCGAGAGCGCCGGCATCTCCGGCGACGCCATAGACCACGTCATCTTCGGCAACGCGCTGCAGACCTCTTCCGACGCCATCTACCTGGCCCGCCACGTGGGGCTGCGCGCCGGCGTGCCCGTGCCGGTCCCCGCGCTGACGCTCAACCGGCTGTGCGGCTCCGGCTTCCAGGCCATCATCAGCGGGGCGCAGGAGATCCTGCTGGGCGAGGCGCAGGTCTGCCTTTGTGGCGGCGCCGAGTCCATGAGCCAGGCGCCGCACGTGCTGCGGGGCGCGCGCTGGGGCGAGCTGCGGCTGGGCGAGGCGGGTGGGTTCCTCGAGGACTTGCTCTGGGCCGCGCTGACGGACACTCAGTGCCGTCTCTCCATGGCCCAGACGGCCGAGCGCCTCGCCGAGCGCTACGGCGTCACGCGTGAGGAGGCGGATGAGGTCGCGTACCGCTCGCAGATGCGGGCCAGGCAGGCCTGGGCGGAGGGCCGCTTCGATGCGGAGGTCGTGGCCGTCCCCGTCCGCACGCGTAAGGCCGAGGTCCTGTTCCGCACGGACGAGCACCTGCGTCCGGATACCACGCTCGAGGGGCTGGCCGCGCTCAAGCCGTATTTCCGCGAGGACGGACTGGTCACCGCCGGCAACGCCAGCGGCATTGGTGACGGCGCCGCAGCCGCCGTGATCGCGGACGCCGCCTGGGCGGCGCAGACCGGCGTGCCCCCGCTCGGCCGACTGGTCGCCTGGGGCGTGGCCGGCGTCGAGCCGGACATCATGGGCCTTGGCCCGGCGCCTGCCAGCCGCAAGGCCCTGGCCAAGGCTGGGCTGGCCCTCGAGGACATGGACCTGGTCGAGGTGAACGAGGCGTTCGCGCCGCAGTTCGCCGCGGTGGCCCGCGAGCTGGGCCTGGACCCCGAGAAGACCAATGTGAACGGCGGCGCCATTGCCATGACCCACCCGCTGGCCGCCTCCGGCGCCCGCATCACCGTACACTTGCTCCACGAGCTGCGCCGCCGTGGCGGGCGCTACGGCCTGGGCACCGCCTGCATCGGCGGCGGTCAAGGCGCGGCCGTCATTGTCGAGGCCCTCTCATGA